The following nucleotide sequence is from Nocardioides daedukensis.
CCGGATGTAGGCGATGGTCGAGTCGTAGCCGCGGGAGTCGAGCCATTCGCGGGCCTCGGGCCAGCGGTCCTCGGGGCGGTCACCGAGGGTGAAGAGCGCCTCCAGGCAGCCCATCTCGGCGCCCTTGGCCGCGATCTCGAGGATCTCGTCGGGTGAGAGGAAGGGCTCCTTGCCCTCACGGGCCAGCTTGCCGGGGACGGTGACGAAGGTGCAGTAGTGACAGGTGTCGCGGCAGAGGTGGGTGACCGGGATGAACACCTTGGGCGAGTAGGTCACCACGCCCTCGCGCCCGGCCGTCACCAGGCCGGCATCACGGACCCGGGCGGCGACCGCGCAGAGCGCGTCGAGCTGCTCGCCGCTTGCCGCGAGCAGGGCGGTGGCCTCGGATTCGTCGAGCGCGGCACCGCGCTCGGCGCGGGCCAGGGCTCGGCGGATCTCTTGCGGTGTCACGGTGGTCACGCCATGCAGATTACTTCGCCTGTCCCGATCGCGGGCAGGCGGCCCGAAGGGTGGTGATCGGGGACCGGATGTGACTACGATGACAGTAATGCTGAGACAGTAGAACTGACATCGGGAGGCCGTGATGACGCCCGCACAACCCACAGCCGAGAACGCCGGGGACATCGGCGCGCACGTGCACGGTGTCCTGGCCCTCTACGGCGGAGCCGCCAACGTGGTCCTCCAGTTCACCCGCCCGGGCGTGGCCTGGGGCGTCATCGAGTCACCCGTCGAGAGCGGCGCGGTGACCAAGCACCCGTTCAAGCGGGGCCGGACCACGCTCACCTACATCGCGGTCGCCCTGATCGGCACCGATCAGGACCGGGCCGACTACAGGCGGTACGTCGACGAGGTGCACCGACAGGTCCGCTCGCGACCGAGCAGCCCGGTGAAGTACAACGCCTTCGACCGTGACCTCCAGCTCTGGGTCGCGGCCTGTCTCCACTACGGCTACGTCGACACCTACACCCGCACCCAAGGTGGTCTCGACGACGCGACCAGGGCGCTGATCCACAGCCACTCGGCACGGTTCGGGACCACGCTGCAGGTCCCCGCAGACCGGTGGCCCACCGACCCCGACGCGTTCGACGACTACATCGAGACCTGCCTCGACGCCGAGTTCGACCCCGAGGTCCGGGACTACCTCGTCGACCTGATGAAGTTCCGGCAGATGCCCGCCTGGTTCTGGCCGGCCGGCCGGTTCCTCGAGTTCATGAACACCGGCTACCTGCCCGCGCCGCTGCGCGCACAGCTCGGCCTGACGTGGTCCCCGCGCAGGGAGCGCATCTTCACCCAGGTGAACCGTACGACGGGGCGCATTGTCTCCGCACTGCCCAGGGCGGCTCGCCAGTTCCCGTTCAACTACTACCTGTGGTTCATGCGCCGCCGGATCAGGCGAGGCAAGAGCCCCCTCTGAGCCTGGGTGCAGAAACTGCGATCTGGTGGATCAACGGCCCCTGCCGAGCGAACTGGAGGGTCGTTTCAGCGGAAGCGCAGTCGCTTGAGCACCATCAATTGCTTGTTGGTCAGGTTCACGAACTTCTCCACACCCAACGACGGCGGCGGACCGAGTGGCACCAGACGCTGCGTCGCGCGGGTCTGGGACTCGGTGTACTTGCGGATCCCCTCGGCTCCGTGACGTCGACCCAGGCCGCTGTCACCCATCCCGCCCATGCCGGCCTCGATGGAGCCGGCAGCAGCAGCTGCCCCGTCATTGATGTTCACCGAGCCGGCACGCACCTTGCCGGCCAACCGGAACGCCTTGGCGGTGTCCTTCGACCAGATGCTGGCCGACAGGCCGTAGGTGCCCTCGTTGGCCTTGGCGATCGCCTCGTCATCCGAGGAGACCTTGTAGAGCGAGACGACCGGGCCGAAGGTCTCCTCGAGGCAGACCTCCATCGACTCGTCGACGCCCTCGAGCACGGTCGGCTCGTAGACGAACGGGCCGAGGTCCGGGCGAGCGGTGCCGCCGGTCAGGACCGTTGCGCCCTTGGCGACGGCGTCCTGCACGTGGGCGACGACGGCATCGAACTGGGCACGGGTGGCCAGCGAGCCGACGTCCACGGAGTAGTCGAACGACTGACCGAGTCCGAGTGCCTCGGTGCCGGCGACCAGTGCGTCACGGAACTCGTCGAAGACGTCCTCGTGCACGATCACCCGCTCGACGTGGATGCACATCTGGCCGGTGTTGCCGAACGCCGCGGCGATGGTGCCTGCGGCCGCCTTCGCCACGTCGGCATCGGCCCGCACGATCAGCGGGTTCTTGCCACCGAGCTCCAGCGAGGCGGCGATCAACCGTTGGCCGGCGCGGGTGCCGACCGAGCGGCCGGTCTTCGTCGAGCCGGTGAAGCAGATGTGGTCGACCTCGTCGATCAGCGCGTCGCCGAGCACGCGCCCCGGACCGACCACGATCTGCCACAGGTCGGTGGGCAGGCCGGCCTCGGCGAACAGTCGCCGGGTCCAGAGCAGGGTCAGGGCGGTCTGCGAGTCGGCCTTGCTGACCACGCCGTTGCCAGCCAGCAGCGCCGGGATCACGTCGCCCACGGCGAGGTAGAGCGGATAGTTCCACGGCGAGATCATCCCGATCACGCCCTTGGGCACCCGCACCTCCTGCACCTTGGTCAGCCCCGGGACGGCACCGCGCACCCGGTTCGGCGCGAGGTAGCGGCGTCCGTGACGGGCATAGTGACGGGCGATGGTCGCCACCTGCAGGATCTCCTGCCAGGCGCTGAACCTGGCCTTGCCCATCTCCCACTGGATCAGGTCGAGCACCTCGGACTGACGCTCGACGAGCAGGTCGTGGAAGCGGAGCACCACGTCGGCACGACTGCTCCACGGCACGCTGTCCCAGGTGCGCTGGGCGCGCCGGGCCGCCGCGACTGCAGCCTTCACATCGGCACTGGTGCTGGCCGGGACGGTCGCGGTGAGCGACTCGTCGTATGGCGCGAACGCCTCGATGCTCTCGGTGCCCTCGGGGTCGCGCGCGATCACGTCGAACCAGGAACCCAGCAGCTCGTCGGTGACCCAGGCGGGCCGCACGGTCGTGGTGTCCGTGGTGGGTGCATCGGTGATGGTCGTGGTCATTCCGCTCACCCGCCGTAGAGGGCGTCGAGCACGTCGGAGTACTTCGTGTGCACCACGCGGCGCTTGAGCTTGAGGGTCGGGGTGAGCTCCTCGGACTCCGCGGTCCACTCGGCCGGCAGCAGCTCCCAGGTCTTGACCTGCTCGGGGCGCGAGAGCCGGGCGTTGGCGGCCTCGACGGCCTGGCCGACCATGGCGAGGATCTGCGGGTCCTGGGCCAGCTCGGCCAGCCCCTTGCCCTCGATGCCGAACTTGGCGGCGACCAGCGGAGCGATCTCCGGGTCCAGGGTCAGCACGGCCACGACGTAGGGCCGGCCCTCGCCGTAGACCAGCGCGTGCCCGACCAGCGGGCTCTCCTTGAGGTAGTTCTCGATGTTGGAGGGCGCGATGTTCTTGCCCGAGGAGGTGATGATCATTTCCTTCTTGCGATCCACCACCTTGAGGAAGCCGTCCTCGTCGAGCTCGCCGATGTCACCGGTGTGGACCCAGCCGTCGGAGTCGATGAGCTCGCGAGTGGCGTCGTCCTGGCGGTGGTAGCCGGTCATGGTCACCGGGCCGCGGGAGAGGATCTCGCCGTCCTCGGCGAGCTTGACCTCGATGCCCGCGAGCGGCCGGCCCACGGTGCCGAGGCGGAACGCGTCCGGACCGCAGGCGGTGATCGCCGACGAGGTCTCGGTCATCCCGTAGACGTCATAGATGCGCATGCCGAGACCGGCGAAGAAGCGGGCCACGTCCTCGGGCATCGGGGCAGCGGCACTGGCCGCCCACTCGACCCGGTCCAGGCCGAGCAGCGCGCGGAGCAGGCCGAGCACGGCACCGTCCATCGCCTCGAACTTCGCGGTCAGCTCGGGGGAGGGGGTGTTGCCGAACTGGAGTGCCTCGACATATTCGAGCCCGACCGCCATCGCCTGCTCGATGCCGGCGCGCTTGGCCTCGTCAGGCTCGGCGGCCAGGCGGGCGGAGACACCGGTGCGGATCTTCTCCCACACCCGCGGGACTCCGAAGAAGCGCGTGGGACGCACGTCGGCCAGCGCCCCGACCAGCAGGGACGGGTCGGAGATCAGGTGGACGTGGCCGCTCATGAACTGCGGGACGTACATGCCGAGGATGCGCTCGGCGATGTGCGCGAACGGCAGGTAGGAGATGGTGATCCCCGGCGTTTCGGTGCCGGCCGTCGTGGTCGAGCTGGCTGCCTCGTAGAGCACGTTGGCGTGACTGAGCACGACGCCCTTGGGGTTGCCGGTGGTGCCGGAGGTGTAGAGGATCGTGACCGGCTGGTTGGGGGAGATCCCCTGCCAGCGGGCGTCGACCTCGACGGCGTTGGCCGAGCGGTACGCCGCGCCCGCGCTCGCCAGTGCCGACCAGGACCCGAACAGCTCGCCCTCGGGGGTGGCCGCGTCGTGGATGACGATGACCTTCTTGATGTTGTGCGCGCCGCCGGCGAGCACGCTCTCCCAGCGAGCGAGCTGGTCGGCGCCCTCGAGCACCACCACAGCCGGGTCGGCGTGGCCCACGACGTACTCGATCTGGGTGGGAGAGAGGGTCGCATAGATCGACATCGGGGTCGCGCCGGCATGCACGGCCGCGAGGTCGGCGAGCACGTGCTCGGTCCGGCTCGAGGCCATCAGTGCCACGGTGTCGCCGGGCTCCACCCCCAGCTCGACCAGGCCAGCGGCCAGGTCGAGGGACGACTCGCGGACCTCACGCCAGGTGATCGTGCGCCACCCGGAGCCGTCCTCGCTGGTGATGCCGACCTTGTCGGAGTAGGCCGGCTGGTCGCCGAATGCCTCGGCGGTCCTCTGCAGGGCGGTGGCCAGGGTGAGGCCGGCGATCGATTCCTCGATCGCGTTGCGGGCGGTGATCACGTCGGTCATGGCGGTTGCATCTCCTGGTGTGCGACGAGTCGGGCGGGGTTGGGTGGGTCAGTAGCTCTTCGGCAGTCCGAGCATCTGGGTGCCGATGTGGGCGAGCACTAGCTGTTCCGAGACCGGGATGTTCTTGCCGATCCGGGCGTCACGGAACATCCGCTCGATCGGATATTCCTTGGAGTAGGCCATCCCGCCCAGCGTCTGGAACGCCTGGTCGGCTGCTTCCCACGCCACCTGGGCGCCGGTCAGCTTGGCGACGTTGGCCTCGTTGCCGCACGGCTTGCCCTGGTCGAAGAGCCAGGCCGCCTTGTAGGTCATCAGACGACCGAGCTCGGCCTTGGCCTTGATCTGCGCGAGCGGGAACTGGAGCCCCTGGTTCGCGCCGATCTGGCGGCCGAAGACCTCTCGCTCCTTGGCATAGGCGACGGCCACGTCGAGGGCTGCCTCGGCCGAGCCGACACCACCGGACGCGGCCAGGATGCGCTCGGGGTTGAGCACGTCCCAGAGCACCCCGAACCCGGCGTCGACCTCGCCGATGACGTTGCGCGCCGGGACCCGCACGTCGTCGAAGAAGACCTGGCTGGACTTGAGGATGTTGCTGCCCATCTTCGGGATCGGCGTGTAGGAGAGGGTCCCTGCGGCCAGGGCCTCCTTGACGTCGATCAGGAAGAGCGTGAAGCCGTTGGTGCGTGGCTTCGCGTCGGCTGCCGGGATGGTGCGGGTGACCGCAACCATCCAGTCGGCGTTCTCCACGTTGGAGATCCAGATCTTCTGGCCCTTGATCAACCAGTCGTCACCGTCGCGTCGGGCTGCCGTCGAGATCGCGATGGCGTTGGAGCCGGCGTCCGGCTCGGTCAGCGCCAGGCAGAACTGGGTGCGACCGGCGGCGAGGCCCGGCAGGATCTCCTGCTTCTGCTCCTCGGTGCCGTGACGGGTCAGCGTCATCGCACCGAAGCCCGGCGTGGTGATGTAGAAGAACGTGCCCGCGGTTCCGCCCGAGGCGCACAGCGTCTCGTTGGCCACCGCAAGCTCGAGGAGGCCCTGGCCACCGCCGCCGTACTCCTCGGGCACCGAGATGCCGAACCAGCCTCCGTCGGCGAGGTCGGTGAAGACCTCGGTGGGGAAGCGGTGTTCCTCCTCGCACTTCGACCAGTAGGCGTTGTCGTACTTCTTCGCGACGGCGGCGACGCCGTCGCGGACCGCCAGCGCGGTCTCGGGGAGCTCAAAGTCCATGGCAGTGGTCCAGGTCCTCGTCGTCGGGTCAGAGACCGAGCGAGCGACCGATGATCTCCTTCTGGATCTCGGTCGTTCCGCCGTAGATGGTGGAGATGCGGGAGTCCAGGTAGGCCTTGGCGACCGGGTATTCCATCATGTAGCCGTAGCCACCGTGGAGCTGGACGGCCTGGTTGACCAGCTTGTTCTGCAGCTCGGTCGCCCAGTACTTCGCCATCGAGGCGCCGGTGGCGTCGAGCTCGCCCTTGATGTGCCTGGAGATGCAGTCGTCCAGGAAGACGCGGGTGATCCGAGCCTCGGTGGCCATCTCGGCAACCAGGAAGCGGGTGTTCTGGAACTTGCCGATCGGCTTGCCGAACGCCTCACGGGTCTTGGCGTAGTCCAGGCAGATCTCGACCATGTAGTCACAGGCGGCAGCGGCCTGGGCGGCGATGATCAGTCGCTCCTGGGGCAGGTTCATCATCAGCGAGATGAAGCCGGAGCCCTCCTCGCCGAGCAGGTTCTCCTTGGGCACGATGACGTCGCTGAAGGAGAGCTCGGCGGTGTCCTGGGCGTGCAGGCCGATCTTGTCGAGGTTGCGACCGCGCTCGAAGCCCTCCATACCGCGCTCGACGACGAGCAGGCTGATGCCCTGGTGGCCGGCATCGGGGTTGGTGCGGGCGACGACGATGACCAGGTCGGCGTTGATGCCGTTGGAGATGAAGGTCTTGGAGCCGTTGAGGACGTAGTGGTCGCCCTTGTCGACTGCCGAGGTGCGGATGCCCTGCAGGTCGCTGCCTGCGCCCGGCTCGGTCATCGCGATGGCGGTGATCGTCTCACCGGTCACGCAACCGGGGAGCCAGCGCTTCTTCTGCTCCTCGTTGGCCAGGCTGGACAGGTAGGGAACGATGATGTCGGTGTGCACCGAGAAGCCGGGCCCGCTGGTGCCTGCGCGGGTCTGCTCCTCGGAGAGGATCACGTTGTAGCGGAAGTCGTCGACGCCCGGGCCGCCGAACTCCTCGGCGACGTCGAAGCAGAGCAGACCGGCCTCGCCGGCCTTGAGCCACAGGTCGCGCGGCACGATGCCGTCCTTCTCCCACTGGTCGTGGTGCGGGGCGACCTCCTTCTCGAAGAAGGTGCGTGCGCTCTGGCGGAAGGCTTCGTGCTCGGCGTCGAAGATCTCGCGGGTGGTGCTCATTGCTGGTGGCTCCTCAGGGTTTTCATGGGTAACAGCTCAACCGTGACAGTATCACTGTCAGTATGCAAGAGGCTGGCTCTGATTGCTCAGGGGATGGGCACGTTCTGCGCCCCGCGCTGGCCCACCTTCGGATTCGTCGAGCTGCACTTCGCGGTCGAGTCCGGGGTGCGACGGGTGGTCACGTGCGGATCCCTGCGGTCGATGCCGTAGTCACAGTTCTTCAGGACCTTCGGCACCAGGAGCACCCGGCCGGTGCCGCCACGGGTGCTGCCAGCCATCGCATCGAGCTGCCCGGGCAGCCAGAGCAGCCAGTGCCGCAGGCCTTTGACCCTGGAGGCGGACATCTTGGCGAGCGGGCCTGCGGTGGAAAGCAGGTCGGTCAGGACCGGCTCGGTCTCCTTCCACAGCTCGTGCACGTCGGCCACGACGGGCCCGGCGGTGGCGATCAGGTGGCCGACCACCGGGGTCGCCCGCTTGATCTCGGCACTGATCGCGCGGAGGTTCCGCGCGGTGGTGCGCAGCTCGCCGGCGCGCTCCTTCACGGTGCTCAGCGGCACCTTCGCCGCCTTCAGCGTGCGCACCATGTCCGGCTCGATCGTCAGCATCAGGTCGACGGCCTGCTCCATCTCGATCGTCAACGAGCGCAGGTCCGCGGCTCCGTCACCGAATGCCGCGTCGGCCTCGGTGGCGATCGTCTCGATGTCCTCGATGTCGATGCGCTTCATCAGTGACTGGGCGTCGGCGAGCACCTGCGGCATCGGCATCGGCAGCGTGGTCCGATCGCGGGCCACCGTGCTGCCGTCGTCGAGGTAGGGGCCCTTGTCGGTGTTCGGCTCGATGTTGATGTATTGCTCACCGACGGCGGACAGGTTGCGGACGTTGAACGTGCTGTCCATCGGCACCTTGATGCCTTCGTCGATCTCGATCTCGGCCACCACCCCGTCGGGGCTGAGCCGGACCTCCTTCACCTGGCCGACCTGCTGGCCGCGGTAGTTCACCGTGGACTGGCCGTGCAGCCCGCCGGCGCCCTCGAGCTCGACGGTGACCCGGTAGGGCGAGCTGAACAGCCCGCCGCCGACGACGATGTCGGTGACATAGAAGGTGCCGGACACCACGATGGCGAGGAGCAGGATCTGGGCGATGCGCACCCGCCTGCGGACTTCGGCGTACCCCATCTCAGCGCCCTCCCGTCGCGAGGCCCTGCAACGAGCTGAGCAAGTCGTCCAGGCTGGGCAGGCCGAGGTCCGGAAGGTTCAGGTCGGGCAGTCCCGGCGGATCCTCGGTGTCGGGCACGTCGGGGTCCTTCGGGGTGGTCTGTCCGGGCAGCGGGTTGAGCGCGTCCGGGTCGAGCAGGAAGGTCAGGTCGAAGTTGGAGAAGTCGCCGGGCGAGGCGGCATCGGTCTTCGAGCCGAACGCGATCAGGCCACGGAAGCTTCTGGTCAGCGTGTCCTGGCTGCGCACCAGCACGTCCAGCACGGGTCCTGCATCCTGCAGCGCCTTGACCAGGTCGGTCTTGGTGGACGTGAGCAGCTCGGCGCTGCTCTTCGCCAGCGGGCCGACGGACTTCAGCAGAGCGAGGAGCTCCTTGCGTTGACCGGAGATGGCGGTGACCGCCGGGGTGAGTACGTCGACCGCATCCACCAGGCCGGGGGTGTCCTCGGCCAGCTGTTGGCTCACGGTGTCGATCCGGTCGAGGCTGCTCTCGAAGAGCTCGGTGTGGTCGTTGAGTCCGGTGACCACGCTGTTGAGGCGCCCCATCAGCTCGCGTACGTCACCGGTGTTCTGGTCGAGGGCGATGTTGACCTCGTCGATGATGGTCTTGATGTCGGCGAAGCTGCCACCGGTGACGACCACCGAGAGGCTCGCGAGCAGGTCCGCGACGTCGGGTGACTTCGTGGTGTTGGCCAACGGGATCACCGAGCCCTCGGGGAGGTTCTCGCCCTTGCCGTCGATGAGCTCGACGAAGGCGGTGCCCATCGGCGAGGTCAGCCGGATCTCCGCCCGACCTCCAGCCCGCAGCGGTTGGTCCTCGATGATCTTCATCTTCACGTGTGCCGCGTAGTCCTCCACCCTCACCGAGGTCACCTGGCCGACGGTGGCGCCGTCCATCTTCACGGGCGAGTCGACGGGCAGGTTGAGGGCACTCTCGAAGACCGCCTCGACCTCATAGGTCGGCCCGCTGACGAGCGAGGGGAGGGGGACGTCCTGCAGGCTCAAGGAGCAGCCCCCGCCGGCCATGACCAGGCAGAGCGCCGCCGCTGTGGCGATCCGGCGGATCATGGGATGTCCCCGGGGATGACTCCGGCGATGAGATCGAACAGCGGGTCCAGTGCCCCGGTGCCGTCCTCGTTGAGCAGGAGGTCGCAGGCAGGCAGGTTGAGCTGCTTGCAGAAGTAGTTGCGGAACGACGGGGAGAGCGGACCGGTGTCGGTGTTGAACTGGACCCGCAGGCGTCCGGTGCGCTGGTCGTAGGCGCGGGTCAGGTTCTCGGCCAGGGTGGGGGCGGTGTCGAAGGCCTCGGTGAGGGAGTCCTGTCGCTTGCGGATCACCTTGGTGATCTCCAGCGACTTGGCCAGGTCCTTGCCGATGACCTTGCGGTTCTTGGACACGAACGTGTCCACGACGGAGGTGAGCGAGTCCAGGGCCCGGATCGTCGAGGTGATGCTCTTGCGCTGCTTGGCGACCACCGTGCTGGTGGTCGAGACGTCGCTCGAGAAGGCCCGGATCGTCTTGTCGCGCGCCTTGATCGCCTCGGTCAGGGTGGCCAGGTTGCTCGACACCCGGGTGAGGTCGTCGCCGTTGTTGTTGATCGTCCGCAGTGCCTTCTCGCCGGCCACCATCGCGTCGCGGGTGCGGGCGCCGTTGCCGTCCATCGTGCGGGCGGCGACCGAGAGCAGGTCGCCGACGTCCTTGCCTCCGGGAGTGGTGGAGTTCAGCGCATTGACCAGGTCGTCGATGGAGGCGACCACCTGGTCCATGTTGGCGGGACTGCGGGTGTGCGTGGCCTCGATGTGGGCCCCGCTCGCCAGTTGCGGACCGCCGGTGTAGGCCGGGCCGAGCTCGATGTAGCGGTCGGTCACCAGGGACGACTGGAGCACGGTGGCGCCCGCCTCGGCGGGGATCTCGGAGTCGGGGGCGATCTCGATGGTCACCTCCATCGTGGTGCCGCCCGGCTCGATCGACGTCACCTCACCGATCGGGACGCCGAGGTAGACCACCTCGTTGCCGACGTAGAGCCCGGTGGTGTCCTTGAAGTCGGCGGTGATGACGATCGGCTCATCGGCTGAGGTCCGCCACCAGGCGAGGGCGGCGACCAGGGTCACGAGGACGACAGCCACGGCCACTCTGGGCAGGGTCACTCTGGGCAGGGTCAGCTTGGGCAGGGTCATCTGCCGCAGGGGTCTTTTCAGGGCGGACAGCCGGTCGCGCATCAGGAACATCCCTTCGGCGTCACGGTGCAGTAGAAGTCGTCGGGCAGCACGAAGTACGGCGCGTTGACGCCGAGCCACGGCCCGTCACCGGCACCGTTGGTGTAGACCCGCATCGTCGGGCCGGCCAGGCGGATCACCTCGTCGAGGTCCTTCTTCTGCTCGGTCAACGTCGTGGTGACCGTGTCCAGGTCGACCAGCAGGGAGTCGAGGTCGGCCTGGGTCGAGACGGCCAGCTCCTTGATGCCCTTGGCCAACGTGCTGGCGTCCTTGAGCAGCGCATCGAGGACGTCCTGTCGCTCACGGACCATGGCCATCACGGTGCCGGCGTCGGTCATCAGGGTGTCCAGCTCGTCCTGCTGGTCCAGGACGGTGGAAGTGAGCTGCTGGGTGGAGGACAGCAGCCGGCCGATCTGCTGGTCGCGGTCGGTCACGATCGTGGACAGCGCGGTCATCCCGTCCAGGGCGGCCCGGACATCGCGT
It contains:
- a CDS encoding AMP-dependent synthetase/ligase, giving the protein MTDVITARNAIEESIAGLTLATALQRTAEAFGDQPAYSDKVGITSEDGSGWRTITWREVRESSLDLAAGLVELGVEPGDTVALMASSRTEHVLADLAAVHAGATPMSIYATLSPTQIEYVVGHADPAVVVLEGADQLARWESVLAGGAHNIKKVIVIHDAATPEGELFGSWSALASAGAAYRSANAVEVDARWQGISPNQPVTILYTSGTTGNPKGVVLSHANVLYEAASSTTTAGTETPGITISYLPFAHIAERILGMYVPQFMSGHVHLISDPSLLVGALADVRPTRFFGVPRVWEKIRTGVSARLAAEPDEAKRAGIEQAMAVGLEYVEALQFGNTPSPELTAKFEAMDGAVLGLLRALLGLDRVEWAASAAAPMPEDVARFFAGLGMRIYDVYGMTETSSAITACGPDAFRLGTVGRPLAGIEVKLAEDGEILSRGPVTMTGYHRQDDATRELIDSDGWVHTGDIGELDEDGFLKVVDRKKEMIITSSGKNIAPSNIENYLKESPLVGHALVYGEGRPYVVAVLTLDPEIAPLVAAKFGIEGKGLAELAQDPQILAMVGQAVEAANARLSRPEQVKTWELLPAEWTAESEELTPTLKLKRRVVHTKYSDVLDALYGG
- a CDS encoding MCE family protein, whose protein sequence is MIRRIATAAALCLVMAGGGCSLSLQDVPLPSLVSGPTYEVEAVFESALNLPVDSPVKMDGATVGQVTSVRVEDYAAHVKMKIIEDQPLRAGGRAEIRLTSPMGTAFVELIDGKGENLPEGSVIPLANTTKSPDVADLLASLSVVVTGGSFADIKTIIDEVNIALDQNTGDVRELMGRLNSVVTGLNDHTELFESSLDRIDTVSQQLAEDTPGLVDAVDVLTPAVTAISGQRKELLALLKSVGPLAKSSAELLTSTKTDLVKALQDAGPVLDVLVRSQDTLTRSFRGLIAFGSKTDAASPGDFSNFDLTFLLDPDALNPLPGQTTPKDPDVPDTEDPPGLPDLNLPDLGLPSLDDLLSSLQGLATGGR
- a CDS encoding acyl-CoA dehydrogenase family protein, which encodes MDFELPETALAVRDGVAAVAKKYDNAYWSKCEEEHRFPTEVFTDLADGGWFGISVPEEYGGGGQGLLELAVANETLCASGGTAGTFFYITTPGFGAMTLTRHGTEEQKQEILPGLAAGRTQFCLALTEPDAGSNAIAISTAARRDGDDWLIKGQKIWISNVENADWMVAVTRTIPAADAKPRTNGFTLFLIDVKEALAAGTLSYTPIPKMGSNILKSSQVFFDDVRVPARNVIGEVDAGFGVLWDVLNPERILAASGGVGSAEAALDVAVAYAKEREVFGRQIGANQGLQFPLAQIKAKAELGRLMTYKAAWLFDQGKPCGNEANVAKLTGAQVAWEAADQAFQTLGGMAYSKEYPIERMFRDARIGKNIPVSEQLVLAHIGTQMLGLPKSY
- a CDS encoding succinic semialdehyde dehydrogenase; the encoded protein is MTTTITDAPTTDTTTVRPAWVTDELLGSWFDVIARDPEGTESIEAFAPYDESLTATVPASTSADVKAAVAAARRAQRTWDSVPWSSRADVVLRFHDLLVERQSEVLDLIQWEMGKARFSAWQEILQVATIARHYARHGRRYLAPNRVRGAVPGLTKVQEVRVPKGVIGMISPWNYPLYLAVGDVIPALLAGNGVVSKADSQTALTLLWTRRLFAEAGLPTDLWQIVVGPGRVLGDALIDEVDHICFTGSTKTGRSVGTRAGQRLIAASLELGGKNPLIVRADADVAKAAAGTIAAAFGNTGQMCIHVERVIVHEDVFDEFRDALVAGTEALGLGQSFDYSVDVGSLATRAQFDAVVAHVQDAVAKGATVLTGGTARPDLGPFVYEPTVLEGVDESMEVCLEETFGPVVSLYKVSSDDEAIAKANEGTYGLSASIWSKDTAKAFRLAGKVRAGSVNINDGAAAAAGSIEAGMGGMGDSGLGRRHGAEGIRKYTESQTRATQRLVPLGPPPSLGVEKFVNLTNKQLMVLKRLRFR
- a CDS encoding acyl-CoA dehydrogenase family protein, giving the protein MSTTREIFDAEHEAFRQSARTFFEKEVAPHHDQWEKDGIVPRDLWLKAGEAGLLCFDVAEEFGGPGVDDFRYNVILSEEQTRAGTSGPGFSVHTDIIVPYLSSLANEEQKKRWLPGCVTGETITAIAMTEPGAGSDLQGIRTSAVDKGDHYVLNGSKTFISNGINADLVIVVARTNPDAGHQGISLLVVERGMEGFERGRNLDKIGLHAQDTAELSFSDVIVPKENLLGEEGSGFISLMMNLPQERLIIAAQAAAACDYMVEICLDYAKTREAFGKPIGKFQNTRFLVAEMATEARITRVFLDDCISRHIKGELDATGASMAKYWATELQNKLVNQAVQLHGGYGYMMEYPVAKAYLDSRISTIYGGTTEIQKEIIGRSLGL
- a CDS encoding MCE family protein translates to MRDRLSALKRPLRQMTLPKLTLPRVTLPRVAVAVVLVTLVAALAWWRTSADEPIVITADFKDTTGLYVGNEVVYLGVPIGEVTSIEPGGTTMEVTIEIAPDSEIPAEAGATVLQSSLVTDRYIELGPAYTGGPQLASGAHIEATHTRSPANMDQVVASIDDLVNALNSTTPGGKDVGDLLSVAARTMDGNGARTRDAMVAGEKALRTINNNGDDLTRVSSNLATLTEAIKARDKTIRAFSSDVSTTSTVVAKQRKSITSTIRALDSLTSVVDTFVSKNRKVIGKDLAKSLEITKVIRKRQDSLTEAFDTAPTLAENLTRAYDQRTGRLRVQFNTDTGPLSPSFRNYFCKQLNLPACDLLLNEDGTGALDPLFDLIAGVIPGDIP
- a CDS encoding oxygenase MpaB family protein, with product MTPAQPTAENAGDIGAHVHGVLALYGGAANVVLQFTRPGVAWGVIESPVESGAVTKHPFKRGRTTLTYIAVALIGTDQDRADYRRYVDEVHRQVRSRPSSPVKYNAFDRDLQLWVAACLHYGYVDTYTRTQGGLDDATRALIHSHSARFGTTLQVPADRWPTDPDAFDDYIETCLDAEFDPEVRDYLVDLMKFRQMPAWFWPAGRFLEFMNTGYLPAPLRAQLGLTWSPRRERIFTQVNRTTGRIVSALPRAARQFPFNYYLWFMRRRIRRGKSPL
- a CDS encoding MlaD family protein, giving the protein MGYAEVRRRVRIAQILLLAIVVSGTFYVTDIVVGGGLFSSPYRVTVELEGAGGLHGQSTVNYRGQQVGQVKEVRLSPDGVVAEIEIDEGIKVPMDSTFNVRNLSAVGEQYINIEPNTDKGPYLDDGSTVARDRTTLPMPMPQVLADAQSLMKRIDIEDIETIATEADAAFGDGAADLRSLTIEMEQAVDLMLTIEPDMVRTLKAAKVPLSTVKERAGELRTTARNLRAISAEIKRATPVVGHLIATAGPVVADVHELWKETEPVLTDLLSTAGPLAKMSASRVKGLRHWLLWLPGQLDAMAGSTRGGTGRVLLVPKVLKNCDYGIDRRDPHVTTRRTPDSTAKCSSTNPKVGQRGAQNVPIP